The Mycolicibacterium aurum genome segment GGCGCACGTGAAACCCGCGACGCTGTCCGGCGGCCAGAAGCAGCGCGTAGCGATTGCACGGGCGCTGGCGATGAACCCGTCGATCATGTTGTTCGACGAAGCGACCAGCGCTCTGGATCCCGAGATGGTCGGGGATGTTCTCCAGGTCTTGCGGGACCTGGCCGAGGGTGGCATGACCATGGTCGTGGTGACCCACGAGATGGGGTTCGCCAGGGAGGTGGCCTCGCGGGTGCTCTTCATGGCGGACGGCAACATCGTCGAGGACGCTCCGCCCGCGGAGCTGTTTGACAACCCCAAGCACCCGCGTCTTCAAGACTTCCTGTCCAAAGTGCTTTAGCAGCGACGACAGCCCGGCCCGTGTTCTCCATGGAATCTCCACTTCAGCTCCAAGCGCCGCCGCCTGCGCGTCGCGACGATGGTCTCACCACGGTTTGCCGTGATCACGCCAGTGACACATCCATCCAAGGAGCTATCCCATGACCAAGTTTCTCGCCGCCGCCCTGATGCCGCTCGGTGCCGCACTGGCCCTCGCCTCACCGGCGCAGGCCGACACGGCTGCCAACACCATCAACGGGCTTCAGGCCCAGGGCTACAACGTCACCATCAGCCGGGTCGGCAACGGGCCACTGAACGAATGCACCGTGATCGGGGTGCGGACGTCACGGGCGCCCAATCAGTTCACCCTGATCGACGACGACGACCTCAACGTGTTCACCACCGCAGCGAAACCCAAGGCGACCGTTTCGCTGAACTGCGCCAACTGACCCGAGCCCGGACTGCGGGGTCCGCGGCTGCCGTCTAGGTTTGGGACCCGTGTCTGCAGCAGCGCCGCACTCCTCGTTCCCGCGAGGCATGGCGCTGCTCGTGGCCGGGGCGTTGTTCATGGAGATTCTGGACGCCACGATCATCGTCCCGGCGATCCCGGCCATCGCAGCGTCGTTCGGGGTCTCTGCGGTCGACGTGAACATCGCCATCTCGGCCTATCTGCTCACCGTCGCGGTGCTGATCCCGGCCAGCGGCTGGGTGGCCGACAGATTCGGGATCCGGCCGGTGTTCATCGCCGCGATCGCGATCTTCACGGTGGCGTCGGTGGGGTGCGCACTCAGCGTCTCGCTGCCGATGCTGGTCGCGATGCGCGTGCTGCAGGGGGTCGGCGGCGCGATGATGGTGCCGGTCGGCAGGCTCGCGGTCTTGAGGTTCAGCGCGAAATCAGACCTGGTGCGCGCCATCGCATTGCTCACCTGGCCGGCCCTGACCGCACCCGTGGTGGCTCCCGTGCTCGGCGGGGCCGTCGCGACGGTGGGGTCGTGGCGGTGGATCTTCTTCGTCAACATCCCGATCGGCGTCATCGGACTGTTGTTCGCGGTCAGACTGATTCGCGGCGGCCCGGCTCCGGCCACCACGCCGCTCGACTGGCGCGGTCTGCTTCTGGTCGGCACCGGAATCGCTACCGCACTGCTGGCCCTGGAGCACATCCGCGTCAGCGGTACCGACTGGACGCTGGTGGCCGGGGGCATCGTCGTCGCGGTCGGGCTGCTCACCGCCGCGCTCTGGTATCTGCGTCGTACCGGATCCCCGTTGGTCAGGCTCTCGGTGCTGAGGGTGCCCACGCTGCGCATCACGGTGTCGGGTGGATCGTTGTACCGACTCGTCATCACCGCGGTGCCGTTCCTGCTGCCACTGCTGTTCCAGCTTGAGTT includes the following:
- a CDS encoding MFS transporter; the encoded protein is MALLVAGALFMEILDATIIVPAIPAIAASFGVSAVDVNIAISAYLLTVAVLIPASGWVADRFGIRPVFIAAIAIFTVASVGCALSVSLPMLVAMRVLQGVGGAMMVPVGRLAVLRFSAKSDLVRAIALLTWPALTAPVVAPVLGGAVATVGSWRWIFFVNIPIGVIGLLFAVRLIRGGPAPATTPLDWRGLLLVGTGIATALLALEHIRVSGTDWTLVAGGIVVAVGLLTAALWYLRRTGSPLVRLSVLRVPTLRITVSGGSLYRLVITAVPFLLPLLFQLEFGWSPFSAGLMVAALFIGNLTIKPTTTPLMRRFGIKRVLLVNAAISVAWFGVLAALNSDTPVVVIAAVLYVSGALRSIGFTAYNSLAFADVDGDQLTHANTLNATVQELAAGLGIAVAALLLTVLGSYPLTFLVLGAVLALTLVETLRLPGDAGAHVSRPR